A single Caretta caretta isolate rCarCar2 chromosome 2, rCarCar1.hap1, whole genome shotgun sequence DNA region contains:
- the LOC142070803 gene encoding uncharacterized protein LOC142070803, which translates to MQSSSVQVTMMESQNRKRAPAWTEREVRDLIAVWGEESVLSELRSSFRNAKTFLKISQGMKDRGHNRDPKQCRVKLKELRQAYQKTREANSRSGSEPQTCRFYDELHAILGGSATTTPAVLFDSFNGDGGNTEAGFGDEEDDDEEEVVDSSQQASGETGFPDSQELFLTLDLEPVPPEPTQGCLLDPAGGEGTSAACVSMITGSSPSQRLVKLRKKKKRTRDEMFSELMLSSHTDRAQTNAWRQIMSECRKAQNDREERWRAEESKWRAEDRAEAQMWRQRDERRQDSMLRLLQDQTSMLQCMVELQQRQLEHRLPLQPLCNQPPSSPSSIASTPRRPRTRWGGLRPTSHSTTEDCPKKRRLSFNKF; encoded by the exons atgcagagctcatcagtacaggtgaccatgatggagtcccagaatcgcaaaagagctccagcatggaccgaacgggaggtacgggatctgatcgctgtttggggagaggaatctgtgctatcagaactccgttccagttttcgaaatgccaaaacctttctgaaaatctcccagggcatgaaggacagaggccataacagggacccgaagcagtgccgcgtgaaactgaaggagctgaggcaagcctaccagaaaaccagagaggcgaacagccgctctgggtcagagccccaaacatgccgcttctatgatgagctgcatgccattttagggggttcagccaccactaccccagccgtgttgtttgactccttcaatggagatggaggcaatacagaagcaggttttggggacgaagaagatgatgatgaggaggaggttgtagatagctcacagcaagcaagcggagaaaccggttttcccgacagccaggaactgtttctcaccctagacctggagccagtaccccccgaacccacccaaggctgcctcctggacccagcaggcggagaagggacctctg ctgcatgtgtttcaatgatcacaggatcttctccttcccagaggctagtgaagcttagaaagaaaaaaaaacgcactcgtgatgaaatgttctccgagctcatgctgtcctcccacactgacagagcacagacgaatgcgtggaggcaaataatgtcagagtgcaggaaagcacaaaatgaccgggaggagaggtggcgggctgaagagagtaagtggcgggctgaagacagggctgaagctcaaatgtggcggcagcgtgatgagaggaggcaggattcaatgctgaggctgctgcaggaccaaaccagtatgctccagtgtatggttgagctgcagcaaaggcagctggagcacagactgccactgcagcccctctgtaaccaaccgccctcctccccaagttccatagcttccacacccagacgcccaagaacgcggtgggggggcctccggccaaccagccactccaccacagaggattgcccaaaaaaaagaaggctgtcattcaataaattttaa